CAAGAAGATGGGGATCACTATCATGACCTCCACGCAGGTGCAGTCCGTCGACACCAAAGGCAAGGAGCTGACGGTGACGGTGAAAACGGCGAAAGGGACCGAGACCCTCACGACGGATCAGGTACTTTCGGCGGTTGGCGTCGTGGGAAACATTGAAAACCTGGGCCTGGAGGCGGCCGGCGTCAAAACAGAGCGGGGCGCGATCGTGATCGATGCGTATGGGAAGACCAACGTCGACGGCATCTACGCCATCGGCGACGTGGCCGGCCCGCCCTGGCTCGCCCACAAGGCCAGTCACGAAGGCATCCTGTGTATCGAGAAGATCGCCGGGCTGGATGTGCGGCCGATGGATAAGAAAAACATCCCGGGGTGCACCTACTGCCAGCCCCAGATCGCGTCCGTAGGGTACACAGAAGCCCAGGCAAAAGAGGCCGGCCACGAGGTCAAGGTGGGAAAATTCCCATTTGCGGCATCCGGCAAGGCCTCGGCCATCGGGCACACTGAAGGCTTCGTCAAGGTGATCTATGATGCTAAATACGGTGAATTGCTCGGATGCCACATTATCGGTTATGGCGCCACGGAGCTCATCGCCGAGGTCGTAACCGCGCGCACGCTCGAGACTACCTCTCATGAGATCATGGAGGCTATCCATCCCCATCCCACCCTCTCGGAGGCTATCATGGAAGCCACCCGGGCCGCTTACGGGCACTCGATCAATATCTGAGTTCGTCCCTTCTCTTCTTCTTTCCCAGGCTCGCAGGTCCCCTGCGAGCCTTTTTTTGTTGTTTTTTATGAGAATTTCCATCGCAGGAAGCGCTCCCTTTTTTCAGGAAGCGCTTCTTTTATCATTTTAATGTGACGCATTATTCCATTATATCTTACTATTTGTTAGTCTTTTTGCCGTTATGCCTAATTCTATTAATTAGCTATTGGAGGTTACCTACCATGCGTTCGTTCCTGCTTGTAGTTCTTGTAGTGCTAGGCGTTAGCGCGTTACCCGTGCAAGCGCAGGATGCCGTTCCCGTGGCTGATACACTGGCCGCCGAAACGGTGGCGGTCGATGTCCCCACCGCCGTGACGTCCGACGATAGCGCCGCCGCGGCGCTTGCCGCCGCCGAGTCCGTGCAGACGAATCTCAACTTTGTATGGACGATTCTCGCGGCGGTGCTGGTATTCTTCATGCAGGCCGGCTTCGCCCTGCTCGAAACCGGATTCACCCGTTCGAAGAACGCCGTGAACATCATCATGAAGAACTTCATGGACTGCGCCGCGGGTAGTCTTGTGTTTTTCGCGGTCGGGTTCGGCATCATGTTCGGGACGTCGGTCGGCGGCTGGTTTGGCAGCGACGGGTTCTTCCTGAGCGGACTGGGCGATGACCCATGGAATTACGCCTTCTTCCTGTTCCAGGTCGTTTTCGCCGCCACGGCGGCGACCATTGTATCCGGCGCTGTCGCGGAACGGACGAAGTTTACCGGCTACCTGCTCTTCTCGATCATCATCACGGCCATCATTTATCCCGTGTTTGGCTCGTGGGCCTGGGGCAGCCTGTTCCGGGGTGAAGGTTGGCTCGAGGGCCTCGGGTTCATCGACTTCGCCGGCTCGACGGTCGTGCACTCCGTCGGCGGCTGGGCGGCGCTCGCCGGCGCCCTGGTCGTGGGCCCCCGCGTGGGCAAATATGGGCCCGACGGCAAGCCGCGTCACATACCGGGACATAGCCTGCCGTGGGCGGCGCTGGGCGTCTTTATCCTGTGGTTTGGCTGGTTCGGGTTTAACGCCGGCTCCACCACCACCGGCAACTCGGACATCGCGCTGATCGCCCTGAACACGTTCCTCGCGGCGGCCTCTGGCGCGACGGCGGCCATGCTGCTTACCTGGGCAACCAACGCCAAACCGGATGTCCCGATGACGCTTAACGGCGTACTCGCGGGGCTTGTGGGGATTACGGCCGGGTGCGCGAATCTCACCCCTGGATTCGCCATCATCACTGGCGCCATGGCCGGCATCCTGGTCGTTTATGCCACCAAAGCACTTGATCGGTTCGTCGACGACCCGGTAGGCGCGGTGGCGGTACACGGCGTTTGCGGCGCATGGGGCACGCTTGCGGCCGGCCTGTTCAACACCGGCGACATGTTCAACCTGGGCATCGTGGGGGTCCAGTTGATCGGCATCGGATCGGCCTTCGTGTGGACCTTCGGCGTGAGCTACGCCATGTTCTTCGCACTCGACAAGACGGTCGGACTGCGTGTCGACGGTGACATGGAGTCGGAGGGGCTCGACTATCACGAGCACAATAGCTCGGCCTATCCGGAGTTCAAGCCGACGGACGAACTCGCTGCCGCTGAAGTCTAGTTTTCTGTGACGAAACGAGGGTCTGGCAGATCGCTGTGCATGGTCTATTACGTACTTCCCCACGGGAGCCGTATAGAAAGCGCCTGCTAGACCCTCATTCTTTGGGTCGGGTTCGGTACGACGGGACGGCCAGCCCTCATGCCATCTCCCCCAGTTCGGTCCAACGCTCCAGGTCTTTTTCCAACTGCAAATCCAGTTTCCCGGTCTCTTCGTAAAGGGCCTGTACTTTACCGAAGTCGCTGCTAGATCGATCCAGGTCCCTGGCAATTGCCTCTTTTCTCTTCTCCGCCGCGGCGATGCGGGCCTCGATCTGCTCGAACTCCTGCCGTTCCTTGTAGGAAAGCTTGCGCGCTTTGGGCTCGGCGACGGAAGAAGGCGCCACGGGGGGCGCCGGCCTCCGCGCTTCGGCTTCGGCCGCTCTGGTCTCCTGCGTTTGTCGTTCGAGGAAGGCCGAGTAGTTACCCGGGTAGGCCTTTACCTTCCCATCGCCCTCGAAGCTGAAGATGTGGTCGATCGTCCGGTCGAGGAAATAGCGGTCGTGTGATACGACGATGAGGCAGCCGTCGAACACGTCGAGGTAGTCTTCGAGGGCGACGAGGGTGGGAATGTCGAAGTCGTTCGTGGGCTCGTCAAGCAAGAGCACGTTCGGGGCGCTCATCAGGAGCCGGAGCAGGTACAACCGCCGGCGCTCGCCGCCGCTAAGGCTGCCAACCATGGCGTACTGCGTGGCCGGCGCGAATAAGAACCGCTCCATCATCTGGCCGGCGGTGATTACATCCCCTTCGGCGGTCTTGACCACTTCCGCCACTTCTTTGATGTACTCGATGGCGCGGAGGTCATCCTTTAACGCGCGGCTTTCCTGGTCGTAGTAGCCAAGTACAACCGTTTGCCCCCGATCTACCACCCCGCTATCGGGGGTAACGAGACCGGCGATCATATCCAGGAGTGTCGTCTTCCCCGTGCCGTTGGGTCCGATGATGCCGATCCGATCACCTCGCTCGAAGGTGTGGCTAAAGTTGTCTAGCAGCACCAGCCCCTCATACGATTTCGAGACGCCGACGAGGTCGAACACCTTATTACCCAGGCGCGAGGACGCGGCGGAGAGCTTCAACTCCTTCTCGCCGGCCTCGCGAGGCGCCTCAAGCAGCGCCGTGGCGCGGTCCACGCGGGCCTTCTGCTTGGTGGTCCGGGCCTTGGCGCCTCGTCGCAGCCACGCCAACTCCTGCTTCATGAGCTGGCTGCGTTTCTGATCCTCGGTGGCGCGTTGCATTTCCCGCTCGGCCTTTTTCTCGAGGAAATACGAGTAATTGCCCTGGAAGCGATGCGTCCGTCCGCGTTCCAGCTCGAGCATATTATTGGTGACCCGGTCGAGGAAATACCGGTCGTGGGTGACGAGTAGGAGCGCCGCGTTCATCCGGGCCAGATAGGATTCCAGCCAGGCGATCGTTTCGGCGTCCAGGTGGTTCGTCGGCTCGTCGAGGATGAGGAGATCGGGGCGGAGGATGAGCGCGCGCGCCATGGCCACGCGTTTGCGCTGACCGCCGGAGAGGTTGCCGACAAGGGCCGTGGTGTCCGTGATTCCCAGCCGGCCCAGGATGGCTTCCGCATGGGCTTCCAGCTCCCACCCGCCGGCTACCTCCAACTCGTGCGCGAGGTCCGTAACCCGCTCGATGAGCGCCGCGTCGCTGCCGTCGCTTTTGTTGAGGAGGGCGACGGCCTCCTCGTAGTCGTGCAGCCGGCGCATGGTCGGGTCGCCCTTGTCGAACACGGCGTCAACCACCGTCATCGCGTCGTCGAACACGGGCTGTTGGGGCAGATAGGCGACTCGAGCGTCGTTCGATCGCCATACGCGGCCGTCGTCCGCCGGCTCGATGCCGGCGACGATGCGCAGCAGCGTCGTCTTCCCCGAACCATTCGGCCCGATGATGCCCATCTTCTCTCCGGGCTCGATACTAAAGGTGACGCCTTCGAGGAGGGGCTTGGTGTCGTAGCGTTTGATGACGCCTTCTAGCGTTAGGATGCTCAAAATGGTTTCAGGCTTGTCCTGAGGAAAGCGGGCGATAGCCAGCATGACCAAAGGATCTACCTGTCTATATGTATAAAGTTAAAGGAAAAAAGCTCTTGAGCCGAGAGAACTCACAAGAGTCGCTATTCCTTCCCACGTCATCCCCAATCAAGTTGGGGATGACGGGACTGAAGTCAGAGCACCGGTGCCCCATCTTCACCGTCGCTCTGGATCAGCGAGAACTTCCCGTCGCGGTTTTCGGCCATGAGGACCATGCCCTGGCTTTCGAAGCCGCGCAGCTTGCGTGGGGCGAGGTTAGCGACGATGACGACCCGTTTCCCGATCATCTCATCCGGCTTCATCTGCTCGGCGATGCCGGAGAGGATCTGGCGGGTCTCGAAGCCGAGGTCGATTTCGAGGCGGAGGAGTTTATCGGCCTTCGGGATGCGCTCGGCAACCCGGACGGTACCCATGCGGAGGTCGAGCTTCGCGAAGTCGTCGTACACAATTTCCGATTTCAACGGGGCGTACGGGAGGGCCGGCGCCTCGGGTGTTTCCGCCGGCGCGGGGTCGCCGGCATGGAGTTTTGCGAGCTGGGTCTCGATGGCGCTGTCCTCGATCTTGGTAAACAAAATGACCGGCGTGCCAAGCGCGTGCCCGGGCTCTAGCAGCGGCTGGCCGGCGTCGTTCCAGCCGAGGCCGCGACGGTTGCCCTCGGGCAGGCTCGATCGGATGCCACTCAGATGCAGCATCTCGCGGATCTTCGCCGCGCTGAACGGAAGCACGGGCTCCATCAATACCGACAACGCCGCGCAGATCTGGAGCGACACATGGATCGTGTTACCGCAGGCCTGCATGTTGGTTTTCCGGGTGTGCCAGGGCTCGGTATCATTAAAATACTTGTTGCCCAGGCGCGCGAGGTTCATCGTCTCGAACACCGCTTCGCGGTTGCGATAGGCCTCGTACGAGGCGCCGATGCGGGCAGGGAAGCCGGCGAGTGCCGTCAGGACCTCGTGGTCCGTCGCGCTCGGGTTTTCGAGCGGCGGCACGCGTCCGCCGAAATACCGTTCGGCGAAGGTCATCGTGCGGTTGACGAAGTTGCCGAGGATGTCCGCCAGCTCCGAGTTAGCCCGGGCCTGAAAATCCCCCCAACTAAAGTCAGCATCCTTCGTTTCGGGGAGCGTCGTGGCGAGGGCGTACCGCAGCAAGTCCGGCTCGAATACCTCAAGGTATTCATGAAGCCAGACGGCCCAATTGCGGCTGGTGGAAAGCTTTTTCCCCTCCAGGTTGAGAAACTCGTTCGCCGGCACATTTTCGGGCAGGACAAAGTCGCCATGCGCCATCAGCATTGCCGGAAACATCAGGCAATGGAAAACGATGTTGTCCTTGCCGATGAAGTGGACGAGTTTGGATGCTGCGTCCTGCCAGTAGGCCTTCCACCGCTCGGGATCGCCCTGCTGCGCGGCCCATTCGCGGGTGGACGAGATATAGCCGATCGGGGCATCGAACCAGACGTAGATCACCTTGCCAGTGGCGTCGACGCCGGCGGCGCGGGCGGAGTCCTCTGGCACCGGCACGCCCCAGGGCACGTCGCGCGTGATGGCGCGGTCTTTCAGTCCGTCGTTGAACCAGCTCTTGACCTGCCCGAGGACGTTCGGCTTCCACTCCGGATGCGTGGCGATCCATTTTTCGAGCATCGGCTGCATATCGCCAAGCGGCAGATACCAGTGCGTCGTTTCGCGGAGTTCGGGCGTGGCGTCGGAGAGGGTGCTGCGGGGGTTGAGGAGTTCGAGCGGGCTGAGGGCCGTGCCGCATTTCTCACACTGGTCGCCGTAGGCGTCGTCGTACCCGCAGCTCGGGCAGGTGCCGCGGACGAACCGGTCGGCGAGGAACATGCCGGCCTTCGGGTCGAACAGCTGCTTTTCGGTGCGGAGTTTAAAGATGCCCTTTTCGGCGAGCCGGCGGAAGAAGTCCTGGCTCGTTTCCCGGTGGATGTCCGCCGTGGTGCGGCTGTAGTGGTCGAAGCTCATCCCGAAGGCCTGGAAGCCGTCGCGGATCATGGGATGATACAGATCGACGATGTCCTGCGGGGAGATGCCCTGGGACTGCGCGCGGATCATGATCGCCACGCCGAGTTCGTCCGACCCCCCGACAAACACGATGTCTCGCCCCATGAGGCGCTGGTAGCGGACGTACAGGTCGGCCGGCAAGTAGGCGCCGGCGAGGTGGCCGATGCGGATCGGCCCGTTGGCGTACGGCAGGGCCGCGGTGACGAGGATGCGTTTAAAGTCGGGCATGTGTAATACTCCCCCACGAAGTTCTATCTGATCAGGCCGCTTTTAACCCGGCAGGCGGGGAAGGATCCTCCCGGACGCGGCTGGACAAATACAGAGGGACTAAAACCGCTTCTGTTCGAATTTTCAGACAACCGTCACAAACCCCGACGGGATTAACGAGTACCTTGACTTCCTCTCACCCAATACCAGGCATGGACTCACCCGCTAAAGACACCCGCCGCGCCACGGTCGAGCGAAATACCGCCGAAACCCGGATTACCCTCGCGCTCTCCCTGGATGGAGAAGGCGGCGGTAAACGTGCCACCGGCGTCGGGTTTCTGGACCACATGCTCGATCTTTTCGCCCGCCACGGGCAGTTCGACCTGGACGTTTCCTGCGGTGGCGACCTGCATGTCGACGACCACCACTCGGTCGAGGATGTGGGCATCGCGCTGGGGATGGCGTTTTTCCAGGCCGTCGGCGACAAGGCGTTTATCAACCGCTACGGCCACGCGTACGTCCCGATGGACGAGGCCCTCGCCCGCGCGGCGGTGGACCTCTCCGGCCGGTTTTATCTCCATTTCGACGCCGTGTTTTCCCGCGAACGGGTCGGCGACCTCTCTACCGATCTCGTCCGCCATTTCTGGTACAGCTTCGCCGAACAGGCGCGGATGAACCTGCATATCGACCTCCTCCATGGCGAAAACGACCACCACCGGATCGAGGCTATTTTTAAAGCCGTGGCCCGCGCGCTCCGCATCGCCGTCCGCAGGGAGGAGGGTAATACACGAATGCCTTCTACGAAAGGGGTCTTGTAAGGTGGGTTTAATGTTCGCGGTTTAATGTTTAATGAGGTCATCAGGTAATCTCATGAAGGTATTGGAAAACGCTGCGATCGCCGTGGTTGGCGCCGGCAACATCGGCCGCGCGCTGATCGGCGGGTTGCTGAAAGGGCACGACCTGAAGGCCGACCAGATTCGCGCCTCACGGCGGACGCAGGAGTCGCTCGATGAACTGGCGCATCAGTTTCCGGGCATCCGGACAAGTATCGCCAACACGGACGCCGTCGCTGGCGCGGACATCGTCATCCTGGCGATCAAGCCGCAGATGGCCTCCGGCGTCATCAACGAAATCAAAGGAAGCCTTCAGAACCATACGCTGATCGTATCGGTACTGGCCGGCGTGACCACGGCCACGCTGCAGGAGCGCTTCGGCCGCAACCTGCCTGTCGTCCGCACCATGCCCAACACGCCGGCGCTGGTCGACGAAGGCGCGACGGCCATCTGCGCCGGCGCCTTCGCCACGCCCGAGGATACCCTGAAGGCACGGGCCATTTTCGAAGCCGTGGGCCGTGTGGAAGTCGTGCCGGAGTACCTGATGGACGCCGTAACCGGCCTCTCGGGCAGCGGGCCGGCGTATATCTATATGGTGATCGAGGCGCTGACGGACGCCGGCGTGAAACAGGGCCTCCCCCGCCCGATCGCGGCCCGCCTGTCGGCTCAAACGGTGTTCGGCGCCGCCAAGCTGGTCATCGAAACCGGAAAACACCCCGCCATCCTCCGCGATGAAGTAACCACTCCGGGCGGGACGACGATTTCGGCCATCGCTGAACTCGAAAGCCACGGACTCCGGACCATGCTGATCAATGCCGTAGCCACCGCCACCGCGCGGTCGAAGGAGTTGAGCCAGATAAATGACTTTTAGGTTGCAGGTTGGCAGGTGACAGGTTTCTTATACGCGAAGCATGCAAAAACCCGTTAGGACTTTCCATCCAGCCACCCCACAACTTGCCAACCTGCAACCTGCAAACCTGCCAACCATCCATGCTCTGCATCATCGACTACGGGATCGGCAACCTGCGCTCTATGGAGAAGGCCTGCGAAGCGGTCGGGGCCGAGGTGGTTCGTTCGGACGATCCGGCTGTGATCGAGGCGGCTTCGCATGTGATCCTTCCGGGCGTCGGGGCGTTCGGGGCGTGCGCGGATGAGATTCGCCGGCGCGGTCTCGAGGAGCCGATTCACCGCGCCATAGCTTCCGGGAAGCCATTCCTGGGCGTCTGTGTTGGCATGCAGTTGCTGTTCGGGGAAAGCGAGGAGATGGGCCGGCACCGCGGTCTGGGGATGCTGCCTGGCTCGGTCATCCGATTCCTGCCCACATATGCCGGCATGGCCCTCGCCTTGGACGATCCCGCCCCCGAAATCGGGCTCGCGGAAGAGCCGACTTCGCTAAAAATCCCCCACATGGGCTGGAATAGCCTGGTTATTCACCGGGATACCCCCCTCCTCGCCGGCCTGCCTGAATCCCCCTATTTCTATTTCGTCCACTCGTTCCACGCGGAGGCCGATCTGGCTACCGACGTGGTGGCTTCTACACGTTACGGACGCCTTTTCCCCGCGGTCGTGGGTAGGAACAACGTCTATGGGGTCCAGTTTCACCCCGAGAAAAGCCACGATAATGGGCTTCGTATCCTGAAAAATTTCGCTTCGATGCGCTCATGACCCTGCCACCCATGCTCGTCATTCCAGCCATCGATTTACGCGCCGGGCGCTGCGTGCGCCTGTACCAGGGCGAATACGAGCGGGAGACGATCTACTTCGAGGACCCGGTCAAGATGGCCAAGTTGTGGCGCGTCCAGAACGCCAAGGTGCTTCACGTCGTCGATCTCGACGCGGCCAAAGGCGAGGAGAGCGGGCCGGACAACCGAAGCGTCATCCACGCCATCTGCGAGAATCTGGATATCCCCGTCCAGCTCGGTGGCGGCATTCGCTCGCTGGAGGATGTCGAGGCGGCGCTATCGATGGGCGTGTCGCGGGTCATTATCGGAACGGCCGCCGTCAAACGACCCGAACTCGTCTCCGAGGCCATCACGCACTTCAAAGCGCATCGCGTCGTCGTGGGGATCGATGCCCGCGACGGCGAGGTTCGGGTGGATGGATGGACAAAGGGCAGTGGCATCAAGGCGATCGATCTGGCGTTGGAGATGGAAAAGCGCGGGTGTTGCCGGATCGTTTATACCGATATCAGCCGCGACGGCACCCTCGCCGGCCCGAACCTGGACGCGTACCGCGAACTTGGCAGCCGGCTCACCCGGTGTAAAATCACCGCGTCGGGCGGAGTTAGCGACTACAAAGACCTTGTCGCCCTCGCCGGGATGGCCGAATACCGTATCGACTCTGTGATCGTCGGACGCGCGTTATACGAAAACAAATTTCCCTGCCAGAACATCTGGTGCTGGCACAAGAAGGATGAAGTGAACCTGGACCGATACAGTACCGCTACGCTACGGGCCTGCTAACACCGTCCGCACGTTCAACGACACCCTCTTTAACGTCATGGTCGCCAGACGCATCATCCCCTGCCTCGACGTCAACGAAGGGCGCGTGGTTAAGGGCGTTCAGTTTCTCGAATTGATCGACGCCGGCGACCCCGTGGAACAGGCGCGCTTTTATAACGATTCCGGCGCCGACGAGCTCGTCTTCCTCGACATCACGGCCACCCACGAGGGCCGCGGCATTATGCACGATGTGGTCCGCCGCACGGCCGACGAGGTGTTTATCCCCCTCACCGTCGGCGGCGGGCTCCGCACGATGGACGATATCCGGGCCATGCTCAACGCCGGCGCGGACAAGGTCTCCCTTAACTCCGCCGCACTGAATAACCCGGCGATCATCACTGAAGGCGCCACGGCGTTCGGCTCCCAGTGCATCGTCGTCGCCATCGACGCGAAACGTGTATCCGACGACCCGCTCCGCTGGGAAATCTTCACCCACGGCGGCCGGAAACCGACGGGCATCGACGCGCTCGCCTGGGCGAAGGAAGCCGAGGAACGCGGAGCCGGGGAATTACTCGTCACGTCGATGGACAAAGACGGCACACGCGATGGCTACGATCTGGCGTTGCTCCAGGCACTCCAACGCCTTGTGAACATCCCGGTCATTGCCTCGGGCGGCGCCGGCACGCTCGAACACCTGCGCGACGGCCTGCTCATCGGCGGCGCCGACGCCGTACTGGCCGCTTCTATATTCCACTTCCGCGAATTTTCTATCCGCGAGGCAAAGGCTTTTCTGCACGACGCCCACATCCCCATCCGCCTCGCCTGAAAAAAGGCTAACAACGGGCAATAGGCCCCGTACCCACCTCGTTCGTATAGAAAGGCAGCCCTCTCGCACTCGGCTGCCCTCAGCGTATCCCCTTTTCCGAGGCGCACTCATGACCCTTTCTCCACGGACGATCACCCCCATCCTGGGCGTAGCCGCCCTCGCGCTGTTCGCGCTCAACTTCCATCGTTACCTCGACTATCTCTGGCAAGAGCACCAGGCCCATCGCACGTTCTCTGATGCCCGCCACCTACACATCCATCTGTGGCATGGCGGACGCGGCGACCACCACCGCCAGCATCGTCTGTTTATTCGACCCGAGCCGGGCGAACGAGGGTTCTCGTTCGAAATACCTCCAGCAGGCGCCGCTCGCCCCGGCGAGCCCTTGCGCTTCGAGTTTGAAGTACGTCGGGAATCGCGAAACGGGCCATCCGAGACGGTGATCATCGAGCGGACTCCCCCTTCCGATCTCTAGAAACCTGCTTACCGCACCATGAAACCCGCCCGGTAGGGATCGGTGGGGTCGATGAGAAACTGATGCCGACCCGTGATGAAAGCGCGACCCGACACCTCGGGCACGACGGCATCGTACGGGCCGAAGCGACACGCTTCGATCGCCGCCCCGGTAAACTTACTGCCCAGTATACTCTCGATTTCGATCGGCGCTTGCAACGCCAGTTCCCCCCGTGCGTGCAAGATAGCGACGCGCCCGCTGACGCCGGTCCCGGTCGGACTCCGATCCACCTCCCCGTCCGCGAAAATGCAGACGTGCCGGCTGTGGTGGCGGGCCTCCTCGGCGGGCGCTGTGAAGATGACGCCGTATAAAAAACCCAGATCCTCGGCTATTGGATGGTGGATCGGTCGCTCGGCCATGATCGCCTGCTTGATCCGTCTGCCGGCATCGATGAGGCGCTGGACGTCGGCCGGCCGGCAGGTTAGGCCTACCGACGCGGCATCGACATACGCGTAAAATGCACCGCCAAATGCCAGATCATACGTCACGGTCCCGATGCCCCGTACATCGACCCTGGCATCGCGCTCGACGAGAAACGACGCGACATTGCGGAACGAGAC
This region of Rhodothermales bacterium genomic DNA includes:
- the lpdA gene encoding dihydrolipoyl dehydrogenase, with the translated sequence MASSSYDVVVIGTGPGGYETAIRATQLGFKTAVIEKNKLGGVCLNIGCIPTKALLKSAEVMADARHLEDFGLTLEGTVKVDFAKVIGRSRGAADKMNKGVAFLMKKNKIDVIMGQAKLAGKGAIEVTPSVDMDGTKVGEPMTVQAKHIIVATGARSREIPPLPMDGKKIIGSKEALLQTTQPKRLLIAGAGAIGVEFAYFYHQMGTAVTLVEVLDRVVPVEDEEVSRELARAFKKMGITIMTSTQVQSVDTKGKELTVTVKTAKGTETLTTDQVLSAVGVVGNIENLGLEAAGVKTERGAIVIDAYGKTNVDGIYAIGDVAGPPWLAHKASHEGILCIEKIAGLDVRPMDKKNIPGCTYCQPQIASVGYTEAQAKEAGHEVKVGKFPFAASGKASAIGHTEGFVKVIYDAKYGELLGCHIIGYGATELIAEVVTARTLETTSHEIMEAIHPHPTLSEAIMEATRAAYGHSINI
- a CDS encoding ammonium transporter — encoded protein: MADTLAAETVAVDVPTAVTSDDSAAAALAAAESVQTNLNFVWTILAAVLVFFMQAGFALLETGFTRSKNAVNIIMKNFMDCAAGSLVFFAVGFGIMFGTSVGGWFGSDGFFLSGLGDDPWNYAFFLFQVVFAATAATIVSGAVAERTKFTGYLLFSIIITAIIYPVFGSWAWGSLFRGEGWLEGLGFIDFAGSTVVHSVGGWAALAGALVVGPRVGKYGPDGKPRHIPGHSLPWAALGVFILWFGWFGFNAGSTTTGNSDIALIALNTFLAAASGATAAMLLTWATNAKPDVPMTLNGVLAGLVGITAGCANLTPGFAIITGAMAGILVVYATKALDRFVDDPVGAVAVHGVCGAWGTLAAGLFNTGDMFNLGIVGVQLIGIGSAFVWTFGVSYAMFFALDKTVGLRVDGDMESEGLDYHEHNSSAYPEFKPTDELAAAEV
- a CDS encoding ABC-F family ATP-binding cassette domain-containing protein encodes the protein MLAIARFPQDKPETILSILTLEGVIKRYDTKPLLEGVTFSIEPGEKMGIIGPNGSGKTTLLRIVAGIEPADDGRVWRSNDARVAYLPQQPVFDDAMTVVDAVFDKGDPTMRRLHDYEEAVALLNKSDGSDAALIERVTDLAHELEVAGGWELEAHAEAILGRLGITDTTALVGNLSGGQRKRVAMARALILRPDLLILDEPTNHLDAETIAWLESYLARMNAALLLVTHDRYFLDRVTNNMLELERGRTHRFQGNYSYFLEKKAEREMQRATEDQKRSQLMKQELAWLRRGAKARTTKQKARVDRATALLEAPREAGEKELKLSAASSRLGNKVFDLVGVSKSYEGLVLLDNFSHTFERGDRIGIIGPNGTGKTTLLDMIAGLVTPDSGVVDRGQTVVLGYYDQESRALKDDLRAIEYIKEVAEVVKTAEGDVITAGQMMERFLFAPATQYAMVGSLSGGERRRLYLLRLLMSAPNVLLLDEPTNDFDIPTLVALEDYLDVFDGCLIVVSHDRYFLDRTIDHIFSFEGDGKVKAYPGNYSAFLERQTQETRAAEAEARRPAPPVAPSSVAEPKARKLSYKERQEFEQIEARIAAAEKRKEAIARDLDRSSSDFGKVQALYEETGKLDLQLEKDLERWTELGEMA
- the metG gene encoding methionine--tRNA ligase, whose amino-acid sequence is MPDFKRILVTAALPYANGPIRIGHLAGAYLPADLYVRYQRLMGRDIVFVGGSDELGVAIMIRAQSQGISPQDIVDLYHPMIRDGFQAFGMSFDHYSRTTADIHRETSQDFFRRLAEKGIFKLRTEKQLFDPKAGMFLADRFVRGTCPSCGYDDAYGDQCEKCGTALSPLELLNPRSTLSDATPELRETTHWYLPLGDMQPMLEKWIATHPEWKPNVLGQVKSWFNDGLKDRAITRDVPWGVPVPEDSARAAGVDATGKVIYVWFDAPIGYISSTREWAAQQGDPERWKAYWQDAASKLVHFIGKDNIVFHCLMFPAMLMAHGDFVLPENVPANEFLNLEGKKLSTSRNWAVWLHEYLEVFEPDLLRYALATTLPETKDADFSWGDFQARANSELADILGNFVNRTMTFAERYFGGRVPPLENPSATDHEVLTALAGFPARIGASYEAYRNREAVFETMNLARLGNKYFNDTEPWHTRKTNMQACGNTIHVSLQICAALSVLMEPVLPFSAAKIREMLHLSGIRSSLPEGNRRGLGWNDAGQPLLEPGHALGTPVILFTKIEDSAIETQLAKLHAGDPAPAETPEAPALPYAPLKSEIVYDDFAKLDLRMGTVRVAERIPKADKLLRLEIDLGFETRQILSGIAEQMKPDEMIGKRVVIVANLAPRKLRGFESQGMVLMAENRDGKFSLIQSDGEDGAPVL
- the hisB gene encoding imidazoleglycerol-phosphate dehydratase HisB translates to MDSPAKDTRRATVERNTAETRITLALSLDGEGGGKRATGVGFLDHMLDLFARHGQFDLDVSCGGDLHVDDHHSVEDVGIALGMAFFQAVGDKAFINRYGHAYVPMDEALARAAVDLSGRFYLHFDAVFSRERVGDLSTDLVRHFWYSFAEQARMNLHIDLLHGENDHHRIEAIFKAVARALRIAVRREEGNTRMPSTKGVL
- the proC gene encoding pyrroline-5-carboxylate reductase — protein: MKVLENAAIAVVGAGNIGRALIGGLLKGHDLKADQIRASRRTQESLDELAHQFPGIRTSIANTDAVAGADIVILAIKPQMASGVINEIKGSLQNHTLIVSVLAGVTTATLQERFGRNLPVVRTMPNTPALVDEGATAICAGAFATPEDTLKARAIFEAVGRVEVVPEYLMDAVTGLSGSGPAYIYMVIEALTDAGVKQGLPRPIAARLSAQTVFGAAKLVIETGKHPAILRDEVTTPGGTTISAIAELESHGLRTMLINAVATATARSKELSQINDF
- the hisH gene encoding imidazole glycerol phosphate synthase subunit HisH, which produces MLCIIDYGIGNLRSMEKACEAVGAEVVRSDDPAVIEAASHVILPGVGAFGACADEIRRRGLEEPIHRAIASGKPFLGVCVGMQLLFGESEEMGRHRGLGMLPGSVIRFLPTYAGMALALDDPAPEIGLAEEPTSLKIPHMGWNSLVIHRDTPLLAGLPESPYFYFVHSFHAEADLATDVVASTRYGRLFPAVVGRNNVYGVQFHPEKSHDNGLRILKNFASMRS
- the hisA gene encoding 1-(5-phosphoribosyl)-5-[(5-phosphoribosylamino)methylideneamino]imidazole-4-carboxamide isomerase, whose amino-acid sequence is MLVIPAIDLRAGRCVRLYQGEYERETIYFEDPVKMAKLWRVQNAKVLHVVDLDAAKGEESGPDNRSVIHAICENLDIPVQLGGGIRSLEDVEAALSMGVSRVIIGTAAVKRPELVSEAITHFKAHRVVVGIDARDGEVRVDGWTKGSGIKAIDLALEMEKRGCCRIVYTDISRDGTLAGPNLDAYRELGSRLTRCKITASGGVSDYKDLVALAGMAEYRIDSVIVGRALYENKFPCQNIWCWHKKDEVNLDRYSTATLRAC
- the hisF gene encoding imidazole glycerol phosphate synthase subunit HisF, producing MVARRIIPCLDVNEGRVVKGVQFLELIDAGDPVEQARFYNDSGADELVFLDITATHEGRGIMHDVVRRTADEVFIPLTVGGGLRTMDDIRAMLNAGADKVSLNSAALNNPAIITEGATAFGSQCIVVAIDAKRVSDDPLRWEIFTHGGRKPTGIDALAWAKEAEERGAGELLVTSMDKDGTRDGYDLALLQALQRLVNIPVIASGGAGTLEHLRDGLLIGGADAVLAASIFHFREFSIREAKAFLHDAHIPIRLA